One window of the bacterium genome contains the following:
- a CDS encoding T9SS type A sorting domain-containing protein codes for MKQFSWILLLSLTLTGATSATPRWGDDFDWLGDTLAITVPMGMIGFGDTLVCRTPTSMFAMRQTSDTTFQKLWQLNVPVTAEAPLFLGAWDKYSHIVRDCNRFYYGWPRAMVEWNGIDPPVYRGAVRNGTTFVPDTGFLAKAYNNNEPYRNIRPRLHDNILLLANRVYAQDSTGTLNFSGYTDNDTVKYEEYTIRGNYAYRVSSRHSLLSVVKLDTTPIREVYRTQTASSKFCRIINDTLITAYDNIWSVWSLENPRQPQLITTNPLQFKLSMMWDEPVDSVWFAWGLFQREGFFNENRFYLLSFENGVAAPTIVDSVGYVYRGHYDHTITPNNVAHLNRGWFMQFHLYSMTQPNGLLQLRQYRDEFNRQRLDTLWCHRQTTGFDSGYLANRDYSLDACGYWGKNGRAIIQRGYRYAQLVADTVNAHHEIRWLPQSLTPYGHDGDQVIAMRNNYNDSLFHLLTWTNGQWSDQTMPMPNSAQYIAHFQYNQIIIRQGNGHFYVYWIENGVLVPNGTIVQPNGLWEVRAFHGENTILSRYVELNKDSLLWYRKVGNEWIQQNWHAIDSTDLYSSLQSDTLFTANQYIYVLPQQGHPYQSLDLTEQFLSSIIQNHSVVRMVGNNVWARNDHTWQGWVERGMFFSYWPFLYYGSVLLTNTPGAISTYRMPPNNATPELIGTLPFDFALSNPYPNPFNSSIHFRVDLPRSAMTEYAIYDAIGREVYTQPSERLAPGSYTLHWNGRDNNGIPASSGVYFIQVRAGTFAAVKKVVLMK; via the coding sequence ATGAAACAGTTTAGTTGGATACTTCTCCTCTCTCTCACCCTGACCGGAGCGACTTCAGCCACACCGCGGTGGGGAGATGATTTTGATTGGTTGGGTGATACCCTTGCCATTACCGTTCCGATGGGGATGATCGGATTTGGCGATACCTTGGTGTGTCGTACCCCAACCTCGATGTTTGCCATGCGGCAGACATCCGACACGACCTTCCAAAAGCTGTGGCAACTCAACGTACCGGTTACCGCCGAAGCGCCCTTATTCCTTGGCGCATGGGATAAGTACTCCCATATCGTCCGCGATTGCAACCGCTTCTACTACGGCTGGCCAAGAGCGATGGTAGAATGGAATGGCATCGATCCACCGGTATATCGTGGTGCGGTGAGAAACGGTACAACCTTTGTACCCGATACCGGTTTTTTGGCGAAAGCTTATAACAATAATGAGCCATACCGAAACATTCGTCCGCGATTGCATGATAACATACTCCTACTGGCAAACCGGGTATACGCCCAAGACAGTACAGGAACGTTAAACTTCAGCGGCTATACCGATAACGATACCGTGAAGTATGAGGAGTATACAATACGTGGGAACTATGCATACCGGGTTTCCTCACGGCACAGTCTGCTTTCGGTGGTAAAACTTGATACAACGCCAATCCGCGAAGTGTACCGTACCCAAACCGCGTCATCGAAATTCTGTAGAATCATCAATGACACATTGATCACAGCATACGATAACATATGGTCGGTGTGGTCGTTGGAGAATCCCCGACAGCCGCAATTGATCACAACCAACCCCCTGCAATTCAAATTGTCAATGATGTGGGACGAACCTGTAGACAGTGTATGGTTTGCCTGGGGTTTATTTCAGCGGGAGGGTTTTTTTAATGAAAACCGGTTCTATCTGCTTTCCTTTGAGAATGGTGTCGCCGCACCGACAATAGTCGACTCCGTGGGTTATGTGTATCGTGGCCATTATGATCATACTATCACACCGAACAATGTTGCCCATCTGAATCGGGGTTGGTTTATGCAATTCCATTTGTATTCAATGACCCAGCCAAACGGATTGTTGCAGTTGCGGCAATACCGCGATGAATTCAATCGACAACGACTCGATACCTTATGGTGTCATCGCCAAACAACCGGATTCGATTCTGGCTATTTAGCAAATCGCGATTATAGCTTAGACGCATGCGGCTACTGGGGGAAAAATGGAAGGGCAATCATCCAACGTGGGTACCGCTATGCACAGTTGGTCGCCGATACTGTCAATGCCCACCATGAAATCCGTTGGCTCCCTCAAAGCTTAACTCCTTACGGACACGATGGCGACCAAGTCATAGCAATGCGCAACAACTATAACGACTCCCTCTTCCATTTGTTGACATGGACAAACGGGCAGTGGAGCGATCAAACAATGCCGATGCCGAATTCCGCTCAATACATCGCTCACTTTCAATACAATCAAATCATTATACGGCAGGGCAATGGACATTTTTACGTATATTGGATTGAAAATGGCGTACTTGTTCCTAATGGGACAATTGTTCAACCAAATGGTCTGTGGGAAGTGAGAGCGTTTCATGGTGAAAATACAATTCTAAGTCGATATGTAGAGCTCAATAAAGATAGTTTGTTATGGTATCGGAAAGTTGGGAATGAATGGATACAACAAAATTGGCATGCTATCGATAGTACTGATTTATATAGTAGTCTACAATCGGATACATTGTTTACTGCAAATCAATATATTTATGTCTTACCGCAACAAGGTCATCCTTATCAATCCCTCGATTTAACGGAGCAATTTCTCTCTTCGATCATTCAAAACCATTCTGTTGTTCGAATGGTAGGTAACAATGTATGGGCGAGAAATGACCACACGTGGCAAGGTTGGGTGGAACGGGGTATGTTCTTCTCTTACTGGCCATTCCTCTACTACGGTTCGGTGTTGTTGACGAACACGCCCGGCGCGATTTCTACTTACCGGATGCCGCCGAATAATGCAACACCCGAGTTGATTGGGACACTCCCATTTGATTTTGCCCTATCCAATCCCTACCCTAATCCTTTTAACTCATCGATTCACTTCCGGGTCGATCTCCCGCGTTCCGCAATGACCGAGTACGCCATCTACGACGCCATCGGACGCGAAGTATACACCCAACCATCCGAACGCCTTGCCCCCGGGTCCTACACCCTCCACTGGAACGGTCGCGATAACAACGGTATTCCGGCAAGCAGTGGGGTCTACTTTATTCAAGTCCGTGCCGGAACCTTCGCCGCCGTCAAGAAAGTTGTCTTGATGAAGTAA
- a CDS encoding tetratricopeptide repeat protein gives MNQNRQEYFSNLLNEARQAALSGDTTAALEKFTEVYQLAKMSDRDIIKANAAGNLANVYLMRGEVEQCFFLYEEALEIYERLEERLHAARTRMNLSNLHRQQGRTDLAMSLLKQARSEFRDLNLPIYEATALTNYAVVMIETGLFQKADPALAEAIELFENAGEHDQSCNTRMTYARILLEMDQFDKAYDMIQVALEIIHRQQNRREEGVALGVLGEYYTKKQQYSEAIATYEEALQLNRETNNPRFEAAVLLALGELQFELGAYEESKKLVEQSLPYYQQLQDPRSECGAMQALARANWKLGDLDTAYHHAHRSMELARNVNDVRMEAHSLEILGHIEIELSETEIAKEYYRGALELFRKVKDISSIERIEALL, from the coding sequence ATGAATCAAAATCGTCAGGAATATTTTTCCAATCTTCTGAATGAAGCTCGACAAGCTGCTTTGTCGGGTGACACCACTGCTGCGCTTGAAAAATTCACAGAAGTTTATCAATTAGCGAAGATGAGTGATCGTGATATCATTAAAGCTAATGCTGCTGGCAATCTCGCGAATGTGTATTTGATGCGGGGTGAAGTCGAGCAATGTTTCTTTTTGTACGAAGAAGCGCTCGAAATCTATGAACGATTAGAGGAACGATTGCATGCAGCTCGAACCCGGATGAACCTTTCGAATCTCCACCGTCAACAGGGCCGTACCGATCTCGCAATGAGCTTGCTGAAACAGGCGCGAAGTGAATTTCGTGATTTGAATTTGCCAATCTACGAAGCGACTGCACTTACAAATTATGCTGTCGTCATGATAGAAACCGGTCTCTTTCAAAAAGCTGATCCGGCATTAGCGGAAGCGATCGAGCTATTCGAAAATGCCGGGGAGCACGACCAATCCTGTAACACCCGGATGACCTACGCCCGCATCTTGTTGGAAATGGATCAGTTCGACAAAGCCTATGATATGATCCAAGTCGCCTTAGAAATTATCCATCGCCAACAAAATCGCCGCGAAGAAGGGGTAGCCCTTGGTGTGTTAGGTGAGTACTACACCAAAAAACAACAGTATTCCGAAGCGATTGCTACCTACGAGGAAGCATTGCAGCTCAACCGGGAAACCAACAATCCTCGATTCGAGGCTGCGGTATTATTGGCTTTGGGTGAATTGCAATTTGAACTAGGGGCGTACGAAGAATCAAAAAAATTAGTGGAGCAATCGCTGCCGTATTATCAGCAACTGCAGGATCCGCGATCGGAATGCGGCGCTATGCAAGCGCTTGCTCGTGCGAATTGGAAGTTAGGCGATTTGGATACCGCGTATCATCACGCCCATCGCAGTATGGAATTAGCGCGCAATGTCAATGATGTTCGGATGGAAGCCCATTCACTGGAAATTCTTGGGCACATCGAAATTGAACTAAGCGAAACCGAAATCGCGAAAGAATACTATCGTGGCGCATTAGAACTTTTCCGTAAAGTAAAAGACATTTCTTCTATCGAACGTATCGAAGCATTGCTTTGA
- a CDS encoding response regulator, with protein sequence MGKMLVVDDSSVMRRLIIKNLNAHGYLDIMEAKDGSEALQLLTPDIQIILTDWNMPVMDGLTFVKAVRANQSYKAVPILMVTTEGARAEVIEALKAGVNDYLVKPFTPTDLIDKVMKLLA encoded by the coding sequence ATGGGTAAAATGTTAGTTGTCGACGACTCCTCGGTCATGCGACGATTGATTATCAAGAATCTGAATGCGCACGGTTACCTCGATATTATGGAAGCAAAAGACGGATCGGAAGCATTACAGTTGCTTACGCCGGATATTCAGATTATCCTCACCGATTGGAATATGCCGGTGATGGATGGTTTAACTTTTGTGAAAGCGGTTCGAGCTAATCAATCGTATAAAGCGGTTCCGATCCTAATGGTTACTACGGAAGGCGCACGAGCGGAAGTTATCGAAGCACTGAAAGCTGGTGTGAACGATTATCTTGTGAAACCGTTCACCCCTACTGACCTTATCGATAAAGTGATGAAACTGCTCGCATGA